GCCGCCGGGTGTGAAGAGCGACGCCGGTGATGTTGTGGTATTCTTTTTTCTGCCGGCCATGTCGCTCAGTTGCCGAAGGGTCGAGCAGGGGAAGGGGCAGGAGCAGAGCGGGCAGCGAGGAAACCGGTCGTTATTGGTCGCTCGGTTGTCATCGGGCCGGTTTGTTTTTTCGCCGGGGTTGTTGAGGCGAGTTGTTTCGTCCGATTCGATAGGCGCCGGTGAATGCTCGGTCGAAGTCGAAGACGGCGTGGAATTCTTCGATAGTGTCTTCTTCGGTGCGGGACAGGAGTCTTGCGTTCACGAGGTTGAATACAATGTTACCGAAGTCGTCGGTTGTCTTTACACCCCATGAGTTCAGTACCGGCTTGGCCAATAGGCCGTAGCGTTCAAGTGCGAGGATTCTGATGCCTTCGAGTAGTTCCCGACCTGAGACGTGGCGTTCGCGCTGGAACAGGCGCTGGGCAACCGGTAGGGCTTCGTACACGAAGAGGTAGGCGTCAATCGTGTAGCGCGGGTCGTGCTCGATGATTTCTTGGAGTGGACCGGTCACGCTTTGATTCTAGTCGAACCGGTACGGCAGGCAAGCGTGCCTGGGTCAGTAGCGCCGTAAGGCGGGCCGGTGGGCCGCTGACCGGCAGGGGTCGTGGTTTGCCGGGGTCGCTGCCTCTTGGAGAGGAAGCGCGGCGTTGACACTTGTCCGAGTAGGGATAAGATTGCCGAGATGAGCTGGGTCGGTTCACCGGCACGGTATCTTGCGTTTCTGGCCCGGAGTCTTTTCGTGGCGTGGGACATGAGGCGGACCGGGCCGAGACTGGCCGAGCAGATTTTCCGGCAGGGCGTGGCGGCTTTGCCGATCGTGGTTTTGGCCGGCGTTTTTGTCGGGCTGACAACCGCAGTGCAGACCAGTTATCAGTTGATGGGCGTGGTGCCGAAGTATTTTGTCGGCATGGGCGTGGGCCGGCTGGTGCTGATCGAGCTGGCACCGGTGTTTGCCGCGTTTGTCGTCGCGGGCCGGTCGGCGTCGGCGATGGCCGCCGAGCTGGGTTCGATGCGGGTCTCAGAGCAGATTGACGCACTTGCCGTGATGGGCATAAATCCGTATCGGTATCTGTGTCTGCCGCGGATTGCGGCATTGGTGATTGTACTGCCAGCACTGGTCGTGGTGATGGAGTCGGTGGCAATTGTCGCGGCACTGGCGGTTTCGACGCTGGCGCTGGATATTTCGGTCTATACGTTTATGTACGGGGTGACTCATTTTTTTCTGGCGCGGGATTTTTTCGGCGGGCTGGTAAAGGCCGCCGTGTTCGGACTCTTGGTGGGCGCGAACGGTTGTTATTGCGGGTTTGCCGTTGCGGGTGGGGCCGAGCAGGTGGGCCGGGCCACGACCCGAGCCGTGGTGGCCTCGGCG
The genomic region above belongs to candidate division WOR-3 bacterium and contains:
- a CDS encoding Minf_1886 family protein gives rise to the protein MTGPLQEIIEHDPRYTIDAYLFVYEALPVAQRLFQRERHVSGRELLEGIRILALERYGLLAKPVLNSWGVKTTDDFGNIVFNLVNARLLSRTEEDTIEEFHAVFDFDRAFTGAYRIGRNNSPQQPRRKNKPAR
- a CDS encoding ABC transporter permease; its protein translation is MSWVGSPARYLAFLARSLFVAWDMRRTGPRLAEQIFRQGVAALPIVVLAGVFVGLTTAVQTSYQLMGVVPKYFVGMGVGRLVLIELAPVFAAFVVAGRSASAMAAELGSMRVSEQIDALAVMGINPYRYLCLPRIAALVIVLPALVVVMESVAIVAALAVSTLALDISVYTFMYGVTHFFLARDFFGGLVKAAVFGLLVGANGCYCGFAVAGGAEQVGRATTRAVVASAIMILVVDFVVALLFFYS